Below is a window of Leifsonia sp. NPDC080035 DNA.
CGCCCCGAGAGCGCCGAGTAGATGCTCAGCAGGTTCGAGATGCCGGGCTTGCCCTCGCGGTCATAGGAGACGACGCCGTCGGTGTCGGTCACCGCGCGCATGATCTTCTTGCGCGTCGCGTCCGGCTCGTCGAGCACCCAGATGATGCCGGCGCCGGAGTCGGCCGACTTCGACATCTTCGACTGCGGGTTCTGCAGGTCGTAGATGCGGGCGCCGTCCTTGAGGATCATCGCCTGCGGCACCACGAAGGTCTCGCCGAACCGGCTGTTGAACCGCTCGGCGAGGTCGCGGGTGAGCTCGACGTGCTGGCGCTGGTCGTCGCCGACCGGCACGACCTCCGTGTCGTAGAGCAGGATGTCCGCCGCCATCAGCACGGGATACGCGAACAGGCCGACCGAGGTCGCCTCTGCCCCCTGCTTGGCCGACTTGTCCTTGAACTGTGTCATCCGCGACGCCTCGCCGAAGCCGGTGATGGTGTTCAGCACCCAGGCGAGCTGCGCGTGTGCCGGCACGTGCGACTGCACGTAGAGCGTCGACGCGGACGGGTCGATGCCGGCCGCGATGTACTGGGCCGCCGTGCGCCGGGTCTTCTGGCGCAGCTCCTCCGGGTCCTGCGC
It encodes the following:
- the trpS gene encoding tryptophan--tRNA ligase codes for the protein MTSLPRLYSGMQPSAESLHLGNYVGALLQWKQLQTTHDAFFSVVDLHAITVAQDPEELRQKTRRTAAQYIAAGIDPSASTLYVQSHVPAHAQLAWVLNTITGFGEASRMTQFKDKSAKQGAEATSVGLFAYPVLMAADILLYDTEVVPVGDDQRQHVELTRDLAERFNSRFGETFVVPQAMILKDGARIYDLQNPQSKMSKSADSGAGIIWVLDEPDATRKKIMRAVTDTDGVVSYDREGKPGISNLLSIYSALSGRPIESIEVEYDGKGYGDFKKGLVEVVVDTLSPVRERTLELLADPAELDRILDGNAERASAVAEVTLAKAYEAIGLLRRAR